A segment of the Entomomonas moraniae genome:
ACCTATGCCTATCCTCATAAAACCAGTTATCGGTCATTTTCCCCTATTTCACTGGCAGATATTTGGGCAAACGAAGACAAGTCACAACTTTTTTTATATGCACATATCCCTTTTTGCAATATGCGCTGTGGCTTTTGCAACCTATTTACTACAGCAAATCCCAAGCAACCATTAACTATAGCCTATTTAGAAGCCTTTGCAAGACAAGCCAAAGCAGCCCACCAAGCATTGGGGGAGAAGGCAAACTTTACCCGTTTTGCTCTTGGAGGGGGGACACCTACCTATTTAAATGCAAAAGAACTGTCCTTTTTATTTGATGCATTGACTTGTTTCAACTTAGATTACCAAACTATCCCGTCCAGTGTTGAAACGAGCCCTGAAACCATTTCAGAAGACCGCTTACAGATTTTAAAAGACCATTGCATTAAACGTGTCAGCATGGGTGTACAAAGCTTTCATAAGAAAGAAATTAGATCAGTCGGCAGAGGACAACATAACGCCGAAGTATTCCAATCCATTGAAAAAATTAAAGCTTTCAACTTTGCCATTTTTAACTTAGATTTAATTTATGGCTTAGCCCATCAAACACCGGAATCTTGGGAAAAATCTTTAAAAACAGCATTATGCTTTGAACCCGAAGAAATTTTCTTATATCCCCTTTATGTTAGACCATTAACAGGTATTGGTAAATTTGGTTTTAACTGGGATGATGAACGCATGAAGCTCTATCAGCAAGGCCGCGATACTTTACTAAGTTATGGTTATGAACAAATGAGTATGCGCTATTTTAGAAAACCTATCGTTAATCAACTAGAAAGCGGAGACTATTGTTGCCAACAAGATGGGATGATTGGACTAGGCTGTGGTGCAAGATCTTACACTCAACAAGTGCATTACTCTTCAGAATATGCTGTAGGGCGCTCAGGGATTAAAGCCATTCTAGAAAGCTATAATGCGCGTACGGAGGATGATTTCTCACAAATAACCTATGGCTTTAAAATGGATGAAGACACCCAAAAACGCCGTTTTATATTACAATCCATTTTACACATGACAGGACTCTCTCCCCTACTCTATCAACAACGTTTTAAAAGCAATCCTTTTACTGATTATCCTGAGTTAAAAGCCTTGATTGATTTACAACTTATTAACCTAGTCAATGGCGTATGGACACTGACACCCAAAGGACTCTCATTATCTGATCTAATTGGTCCTTGGTTTTATGCGCCAGATATCGAACACCGAATGAATGAATACTCACTCATTTAAGGCAGCTATAATACGATGAAAACCCTTACTGTTCTTTATCGCGGAGCCTTAGAAACCTGTAATTATGCTTGCGACTACTGCCCCTTTGCTAAACGTAAAGAAACACCTGATAAAAAACAGCAAGATATTATAGGTTTAACGAATTTTATAGAATGGATTACTCGGCATCCACACATTAACTTTACCATTTTTTTTACACCATGGGGTGAAGCACTTGTTTTTAAACGTTATCAGCAGGCTTTAGCAAAACTTTGCCAGCTTTCTAATGTTAGTAAAGTTATTATTCAAACTAATTTAAGTACTAAATTAGATTTTTTAACCGAGCTAGACAACCAGAAACTTCGCTTTTGGTGTACCTACCACCCCTCAGAAACAGCCTTGGTACGTTTTATTAAACAGCTTAAAATACTTAACCAACATCAAATGATATACAGTGTTGGCATGGTGGGAAAACCTGAACTATTCGATGAAATAAAACAATTACGTCATGCACTCTCCCCTAATGATTATCTATGGATAAATGCTTACGTTGAAGACAATAAAGCCTATCAATACAGCGATGAGCAAATAATCTTCTTAA
Coding sequences within it:
- a CDS encoding STM4012 family radical SAM protein — protein: MNLTQLIEQQAYYQGYTYAYPHKTSYRSFSPISLADIWANEDKSQLFLYAHIPFCNMRCGFCNLFTTANPKQPLTIAYLEAFARQAKAAHQALGEKANFTRFALGGGTPTYLNAKELSFLFDALTCFNLDYQTIPSSVETSPETISEDRLQILKDHCIKRVSMGVQSFHKKEIRSVGRGQHNAEVFQSIEKIKAFNFAIFNLDLIYGLAHQTPESWEKSLKTALCFEPEEIFLYPLYVRPLTGIGKFGFNWDDERMKLYQQGRDTLLSYGYEQMSMRYFRKPIVNQLESGDYCCQQDGMIGLGCGARSYTQQVHYSSEYAVGRSGIKAILESYNARTEDDFSQITYGFKMDEDTQKRRFILQSILHMTGLSPLLYQQRFKSNPFTDYPELKALIDLQLINLVNGVWTLTPKGLSLSDLIGPWFYAPDIEHRMNEYSLI
- a CDS encoding STM4011 family radical SAM protein, encoding MKTLTVLYRGALETCNYACDYCPFAKRKETPDKKQQDIIGLTNFIEWITRHPHINFTIFFTPWGEALVFKRYQQALAKLCQLSNVSKVIIQTNLSTKLDFLTELDNQKLRFWCTYHPSETALVRFIKQLKILNQHQMIYSVGMVGKPELFDEIKQLRHALSPNDYLWINAYVEDNKAYQYSDEQIIFLTTIDPLFPLNKPYKTLNLPCTAGEQAITVDEFGDIRRCHFIKNVIGSIKQTGWQRILTSKPCTNHYCDCHIGYVFLESFNAKAIFANQALERIPLNQNPTT